The following DNA comes from Ignavibacteriales bacterium.
AAGAAACAGCGTAAACCGGAAGAAATGACTTTAACCGACCTTAATAATTATGCACAGGAACAATTACGAACCGGAAATGATCCGACTTCCACGTTAATTGAATATCATTCACGTATTGCATTTGCATTTGCTAGCGTGATAGTAGTACTGTTCGGGCTGCCTATCTCTTCTGGTCGGAGACGAGGTGGACTCGCAATTCAGTTCGGGATCAATTTGCTAATAACTTTTATCTATCTTGTCTTCATGAAAGTGAGCCAAGCATTTGGCAAAAGCGGTGTTTTGAATCCTTTGATAACTGCGTGGTTTGCTAATTTTATTTTCTTGCTTGCAGCGATTTACAATATTAAACGGGCACAAAAATAAAAAATTAGAGAATTTTAACTAGGTTATTGTTCAGTGTGCTTTCTCACTTAGATTTCATCTCGAATACACCATCCCAATTTTCACTCGGAGGATTTTTCAAGTAGAATTCACAACGCTGCATATAAACTTTGGATGGATAATCTCCAAGTTTTTCAAATGATCTTTTGAAATAATCTTGAGCAGAATCAAAACTTCTCTGACGATATAAATCTATCGCCTGAAAATATAAATCCATTTCCTCTATTGCTGTCTCGGCTTTTTTATCTCCAACAACACTTATCAATTCGTATACTTTAGTCGGTTTGCTTTTCCCTTTTACACGAATTACATCTAGCTGCCGAGATAGAATTTTATCTTTGCACTTTTCATGAGTGGATTCGCCAATCATAATATTTGTCCCATATTCTTTGTTGGCGCCTTCAAGTCTGGATGCTAAATTAACATCATCACCAAGGACAGTATAATCAAACCGTTTCACCCCACCAATGTTGCCTACAATAACATCTCCTGAATTAATTCCGATCCTAATTCTAATTGGAATTTCTCCGCTCTTCGACCACTTTTCCCGCATCTCCGCTAATTTAGTCTGCATTTGTAACGCGCTCAGACAAGCCTTATAAGCATGGTTTTCAACTTCAATAGGAGCTCCCCAGAAAGCCATTACAGCATCACCCAAATATTTATCAAGAGTTCCTTCATTGGCTAGGACAATCTCTGTCATTTCATTCAGATACTCATTAATAAAACTGACCAGTTCTTCCGGTTGTTTATTTTCTGCAAATGATGTGAAGCCTGCTATATCACTAAATAAAACGGTTACGTTTTTCCGCTCACCACCAAGACGAAGTTTCTCCGGATTGGATAAAAGTTCATTTACAACATGCTTGCTCACATACTGGCTGAACATTCCTTTTATTAAAACATTTTGCTGGCGTTCACGCAAGAAATGGTATGCAGTGCTGCTAAAGTAGCCGATTATCACCGCAACCGAAGGACTTACGATTGCAATCACAAGTTTGTTTTGAATGAACAGAATAATACTCAATTCATAAATTCCAAAGACAAGAAGAATTATAAAAACTACATTGAGCACTTCAACTAAAAAGCCGATTTTAATCTTTATCTTTCTAATAAATGAAGAGATATAAAATGATATAAAAGTTAAAAAGAAAATGGCAAAGAGTTCACTTCCTTTTGATTGGTTGAAAAGAAAATCATTGTTCAGAATATTTTGAATAATGTTCGCATGGAATTCCACACCGTAAATCAGATTGTCTCCTTTATGCTTTCCTTCAGCAAATGAACAAGCCAACATATCTCTGTCTTCCGGCATAGTTGATCCGATGATAACAATTTTGTCTTTGAACTTACCGCTCTGCAGAAGTCCGTATCCGGGATCATCCCAAGTATTGATATCACCAGAATCAATTTCATCAATCGTTTTGAAACTTTTATCATCAATTACATCTATTAGTTTTACGTGAGGGAATGTTCCGCTTGAACCATAGAAATTTATTAAGACAGTTGTCGCGTCATATTGCGGAATTTTTTTCCCGCCAAGAAGGAAGAATCCATTTTTTCTTTCTGCAGTTCTATTGCTCTTAAATCCATAATACTTATTGAGCAGGGCAAAACCAAAACTTGGAATTCTTTCTTGAGTTATATCTGTATATCTAAATGGCAAATATCGGCGGAAAACTTTATCAAAATCCGGCGGTGGCTGAACTATTCCGATTGAACTGTCAACTCCATAAAACATATTTCCATAATCTTCAAATATTTTTGTAACGTTTGATTTCCTTTGATCAATCAAACCCTCGGTTGTCTCATCAATTTTCCCCGCCAAAACAACTTTGCCGGATTCTCTGATAGCGCGCATCAATAATGTATCATTTGACGGAGAGAATCGATCAGGACCTGCCATTTCAACATCAATGCCGATGGCTTTTACTCCTGCTTTGGTCAGATTCTCAATAGCCTTTGCATAAATGAATCGCGGGAAAGGAGATGTATTGTATGGCGGCGGAATTTGATCAAACAGCTCCTGTGTTATATTGACAATTAAAACTTTAGATGAATCCTCAATATCAATCTTTCCCCTTTTGAGAAATCTTTGATCAATTAGTTTTAATTCCAGCTCTTTGAGTTGTGAGAATGTAAATAGATAATCTTGTGTAAGAAGCACAGTGAAAAGAGCGGCGGAAAATACAACTGCAAATTTTTGTATAAACTTGTTTCCTTTAATACCGCCGCTCATAAATTAGTCGTCATGTTATATTGTTACTCGTGCTGTTAAGCCGACGATTGAATTAGTAGATGCATCCGGAATTCTATAAATTCTTGATTGAAACATCAAATTAAAATTCAGAAAGACATTATAATCAGCAGTGAACTCAAGAGCTTGTCTCTTATAATCTCCAAAACTCGGGCTCAGAGTTGCCGTTAACTGTAATTTATTTTCAAGCAACCGATATCTGCCGCCAACAGTTAGAGTAAAATAATTGAATGGAATTCCTTTAATATCACTCGCGCTATATACAAAGCCGAATAATGACATCAATGATTGAGTCCAGTAACTATTTACATTCAGAGAAGTGGAGTTAAATTTTGCGTTTGTCATTGCCAAACTTTTATCATCTCTTGTAGACGTGGTAAAAGAAAGCGAACTGTTATGCTTCACTACCATCATGAAATCATAGGATAATTGTAAAAGGATTCTATTGGTTACATCATCAACTGCGTATTGTCCGTTGATAGGATCTGAGGATTTCAAACTGTTATTATTCAAATATTGGTTGTAACCGATTGTTATGTTGGGAAAATTGATCCGCGGAAAAATTGAGACAGATGCACTTAGAGTTTGATACGTAGTGGTTGCAATTTTAGTTTTTTGAAGATTGTCCTGCAGACTCTCGTAACCGAATGATACGAATAATTTATTATCGAGCATTCTGAATCGATCAACCAGGTTTACACCCTTAACATCGGTTCTTAAAAATGATTGACCGAAGGATTGGTATTCATTGCCGCGGTAGATATACGAAGCACGGAGAGAATTATTAAAATAGTTAAGTGCTAAAGCAGCTTCTGCCGCAAGTGAAGAAAATTCCTGGGGGTTCCATGGACCGATATACTGATTAACAGTTATAAATTTACCAAGAATATCCCGGGCTTTTTTTACATTGCTTGGATCAATATTAAAATTACCATTCGGCCCAAAGACAGAATCAATCTGTGCATCCGTTAAATTTCCGCTCGAAATATCTTTGTTGTAAACATCAACTGCCGCTTGAGACGTGAATAAGATGTTCTGATTATCAAAAGCGAACATCAAATCAGTTCCGATCACAATATTTTCTTGAGGGCGGGCGCCAAACTCAATAGAATTTTTATCGTCTTTAGAATGCAGATAACTTAAGCCGAATTGGAAATTTTCCCCGCTTCCGAATGAAGGGCGGATTGCAAAAATTGTTCTGTTATAAGTACCAAGTTCAACTTTGCCAAATGAAAAACCATTGTATTTACTGCTACTAATTGGAATTATATCATTTCCCAAAGGCGCATTGCTCGCGGTAAACTTTTCTATCA
Coding sequences within:
- a CDS encoding adenylate/guanylate cyclase domain-containing protein, which translates into the protein MSGGIKGNKFIQKFAVVFSAALFTVLLTQDYLFTFSQLKELELKLIDQRFLKRGKIDIEDSSKVLIVNITQELFDQIPPPYNTSPFPRFIYAKAIENLTKAGVKAIGIDVEMAGPDRFSPSNDTLLMRAIRESGKVVLAGKIDETTEGLIDQRKSNVTKIFEDYGNMFYGVDSSIGIVQPPPDFDKVFRRYLPFRYTDITQERIPSFGFALLNKYYGFKSNRTAERKNGFFLLGGKKIPQYDATTVLINFYGSSGTFPHVKLIDVIDDKSFKTIDEIDSGDINTWDDPGYGLLQSGKFKDKIVIIGSTMPEDRDMLACSFAEGKHKGDNLIYGVEFHANIIQNILNNDFLFNQSKGSELFAIFFLTFISFYISSFIRKIKIKIGFLVEVLNVVFIILLVFGIYELSIILFIQNKLVIAIVSPSVAVIIGYFSSTAYHFLRERQQNVLIKGMFSQYVSKHVVNELLSNPEKLRLGGERKNVTVLFSDIAGFTSFAENKQPEELVSFINEYLNEMTEIVLANEGTLDKYLGDAVMAFWGAPIEVENHAYKACLSALQMQTKLAEMREKWSKSGEIPIRIRIGINSGDVIVGNIGGVKRFDYTVLGDDVNLASRLEGANKEYGTNIMIGESTHEKCKDKILSRQLDVIRVKGKSKPTKVYELISVVGDKKAETAIEEMDLYFQAIDLYRQRSFDSAQDYFKRSFEKLGDYPSKVYMQRCEFYLKNPPSENWDGVFEMKSK